In Oceanivirga salmonicida, the genomic stretch GTTTTATCATAATCAAATAATTCAGTATCCATAATTCCTAACTTTCTATCTGAATCTTTACCTACATCACAACCAAACCACACTGGTACACCATCTTTAAGTGATTTAATAGTTGCTT encodes the following:
- a CDS encoding C1 family peptidase; the encoded protein is PREEYEKGRVYRVPYTCSVLEYGASSYLNVTMEELKKATIKSLKDGVPVWFGCDVGKDSDRKLGIMDTELFDYDKT